From Sphingobacterium bambusae:
CTATCTACACAAATGAATATTATCGTCGAGAAGACGAGGAACCTTATTCAATTGTGCGATGCGCTTCAGGAGGAGAACGATCTGTTAAAGTTGGAAGTACAGTCCTTGCAGGTCGCTTTCCAGACCAGCACCGACAAAGTTCAGCAGTTGGAGGAAAAGCTTAAGGCTATGGCAGTTGCGAAAACCTTGGAAGAATCAGATGTAGATCGTGGTGCAATAAATGAAAAAATACTTGACACAAAGCAAAAAATTAACGATTTTGTGCGAGAAATAGACAGATGTATAGGCTTGTTGAAGTAGTCGGAGAGAGAAGAAAAGCCTTTTACGTTATTTAAGCTCAAAAAAAATGGGAGAGATTTCCATAAAAATAAATATCGCTGATCGTGTTTACCCCTTAAGGGTTAATACGGAAGAGGAAGAAGTGATCAGGCATGCAGCGAAATTGATAAATGAAAAGATAAAAGAACTGCAAGATAATTATGCGGTTCGTGATAAGCAGGATCTGCTGTCCATGTGTGTGTTGCAATATGCTACCGGTATGATTAAGGCCGAGCGTAACGCCCAACAGCATGAGGAAGGTCTAGAAGAGAAGATTCACGAATTGGATGATATACTGACAGATTTTTTTAAGAAATAAACATATCGTTCTTTATTTAGAGCTTTATAACGACGAATTTGCCGCAATTAAATTCGGGTTGTCACTATTTTAAACTTAACGCTTCAATATCACGAGCGAAAACAAGATGTAGACCATTTTGCGTAAGCCATCTAGGTCATGATCAATTGCTCAAATCATGTGTAATCGAAGTTTAATAATACATGGGACCTGTACATTTAATTGCGGTTTTTTTTTAAACCAAAAAAAACAATTAATATATAATATACATATACACAAATGGAGTTATCTACAACAATTTCGATTATAATTTCGCTTATCATAGGTGTCGTTATCGGTCGTTTTTTGTTACAATTAGTATTCAAAAAGCAGGAGCAGTCAGCGCAAGAGAAGGCCGAGCGGATCGTTAAGGAAGCTGAACAGCAAGCCGAGCATCATAAAAAACAACGGGGACTAGAAGCAAAGGAAAAATTCTTGCAATTAAAGGCGGAGCACGAGAAAGAAGTCAATCAACGTAACAACAGCATGGCACAAAAAGAGAATACTTTGCGCCAAAAAGAGACCTCGTTGAACCAGAAATTGGAAAGCATCAATCGCGATAAACAAGACCTTGATAATAAGAACAAGAAGTTGGATCAACTGGTTGAACTCAACGAAAAGAAGAAGGAAGAGGTTGACCAATTGAAGAACCAACACATTAAGCAGTTGGAAACTATTGCGGGTCTATCTGCAGAGGAGGCGAAGGAGCAATTGGTGAGTTCGCTGCGCGAAGAGGCGCGCTCACAGGCGATGATCCAAATCAAGGATATCGTTGATGAAGCGAAGTTAACAGCGTCCAAAGAAGCCAAGAAAGTAGTTATCCAAACAATACAGCGTACCGCAACGGAATCTGCTATTGAAAATACCGTATCTATTTTTAATATTGAAAATGATGAAATTAAAGGTCGGATCATTGGTCGCGAAGGGCGTAATATTCGTGCTTTGGAAGCGGCTACCGGCGTAGAGATCATCGTGGATGATACCCCAGAGGCTATTATTCTTTCCGGATTCGATCCTGTTCGACGTGAAATAGCGCGTCTTTCCTTACACCGTTTGGTTACCGATGGACGTATTCACCCCGCACGTATTGAAGAAGTGGTGGCCAAAACACGTACCCAGATCGAAGATGAAATTGTGGAGATCGGTGAGCGTACAGCAATCGATTTAGGCATTCACGGTCTACATCCAGAGCTTATTCGTATGGTCGGTCGTATGCGTTACCGTTCTTCCTACGGACAAAACTTGTTGCAACACTCGCGTGAGGTAGCAAATTTTGCAGCGACAATGGCATCTGAGTTAGGCTTAAACGTGAAACATGCGAAACGTGCAGGCTTGTTACATGATATCGGTAAAGTGCCAGACGATAATCCTGAATTACCACACGCCATTTTAGGTATGCAATTGGCGGAGAAATATAAGGAACATCCTGATGTATGTAATGCCATCGGTGCCCACCACGACGAAATTGAAATG
This genomic window contains:
- a CDS encoding cell division protein ZapA, translating into MGEISIKINIADRVYPLRVNTEEEEVIRHAAKLINEKIKELQDNYAVRDKQDLLSMCVLQYATGMIKAERNAQQHEEGLEEKIHELDDILTDFFKK
- the rny gene encoding ribonuclease Y; this encodes MELSTTISIIISLIIGVVIGRFLLQLVFKKQEQSAQEKAERIVKEAEQQAEHHKKQRGLEAKEKFLQLKAEHEKEVNQRNNSMAQKENTLRQKETSLNQKLESINRDKQDLDNKNKKLDQLVELNEKKKEEVDQLKNQHIKQLETIAGLSAEEAKEQLVSSLREEARSQAMIQIKDIVDEAKLTASKEAKKVVIQTIQRTATESAIENTVSIFNIENDEIKGRIIGREGRNIRALEAATGVEIIVDDTPEAIILSGFDPVRREIARLSLHRLVTDGRIHPARIEEVVAKTRTQIEDEIVEIGERTAIDLGIHGLHPELIRMVGRMRYRSSYGQNLLQHSREVANFAATMASELGLNVKHAKRAGLLHDIGKVPDDNPELPHAILGMQLAEKYKEHPDVCNAIGAHHDEIEMTSLISPIVQACDAISGARPGARREVVESYIKRLKELEELALSYPGVEKTFAIQAGRELRVVVESEKVSDAQAEILAADISNRIQTEMTYPGQIKVTVIRETRSVSYAK